The genomic interval GGTGAAATATGGAGGAGTTTGATAAGATTGTAGAGGAAGTTATATGGGCAAGTTTTTGTGATTTATATTTACGTGATATAAAAATGGTAACTGAAAAATATAAAAATATAGATTTACTTTTATCTTCTAAAGGAGATCTCCAAGACCGATCTACCTTTAGATATCATATAGGATTTCATTCCGGAACTTATGATTTTAATGATTTAATTAATGAAACAATTCAGGTTTTTGGAGAAAGCTATTGGTGGGTCTCTGAAATTTCATTTGCGGTATTTTGCATTGGTTTAAGGAATAAGGATGAAAAGTTAATAAACTCAGCCTGTGAAAAATTAAAAGAGAAAGAGAAAGAGAAAAGTGAATGGTTTTGGCGTGATTTCTCCCGAGTTCCCAATTCACCTGAAAAAATTTTAAAAATATTTAAAAAAGTTATAGAAATTGATAGAGAATTTAAAAAGGAAGGAGAATTAGTGGAATTATGTTTGGATAAAGTAATGATAGAATATAATAGTAAAATAAATGAGGAATTATATAAACTTTTAGAAGATTATGAAAAAGAGTTAAATAAAAAAGGAAAATTCTTAGAAAAACTTCCCCAGATGTTTATGTTCGTCTTTGGTGATTTTGAAACATTAAAGGATATAATCAATTTGGATAGAGAAAAAAATAAAAGAGGCGAAATTGTAAAAGAAGCTATAGAAAAAACTTATGCATTTCATATTCGATTTATAAATAAAGACAATGAAATTGATATATTAAAACTCCTTTTAGATTATGACAAAGAAGTAGAAGGTAGAGGCGAAATTATAAAAAAATTTATAGAAAGAGTTTATTGTGGAGATGAAATCTTAAACAGGGAGAAAAAAATTGAAATGTTTGAACTTATATTAAACTGCGATGAGGAAGTAAATGCTAAAGGAGAGATTATAAAAGATGTTATAGAAAGGACGATAGAAAAATTTTATCCTCATTATGAAATTCCTCATTTTGATGAAGATTTATTTATATTAATGGAAAAAATTATAAATTATGACTCGAAATTGTCAAATAATTTTTCTACACTCAAGACACTTTTAAGTCATTTGTTCCCCGGATACTTTAACCGAGAATTGAAAAAAGAGGTTGAAGAATTTATTTTTAAATTCGTACACGGTATTGTGTTAAAAAGAAAGGATATCCAGTGGGCAGTTGAAAAGGAGCAAGCTGAAAAAGGATATGAAAAGATTAAGGAGGGAATTA from candidate division WOR-3 bacterium carries:
- a CDS encoding AAA family ATPase — protein: MEEFDKIVEEVIWASFCDLYLRDIKMVTEKYKNIDLLLSSKGDLQDRSTFRYHIGFHSGTYDFNDLINETIQVFGESYWWVSEISFAVFCIGLRNKDEKLINSACEKLKEKEKEKSEWFWRDFSRVPNSPEKILKIFKKVIEIDREFKKEGELVELCLDKVMIEYNSKINEELYKLLEDYEKELNKKGKFLEKLPQMFMFVFGDFETLKDIINLDREKNKRGEIVKEAIEKTYAFHIRFINKDNEIDILKLLLDYDKEVEGRGEIIKKFIERVYCGDEILNREKKIEMFELILNCDEEVNAKGEIIKDVIERTIEKFYPHYEIPHFDEDLFILMEKIINYDSKLSNNFSTLKTLLSHLFPGYFNRELKKEVEEFIFKFVHGIVLKRKDIQWAVEKEQAEKGYEKIKEGIIKKNFNEILEQFEKIKDYFYYKEDELREIYKDLFESDRHFVIFSGPPGTGKTAMAILIVASYLGIEFPSGKVKIKELLNDILNSDLFKNHAVLLRTKPEWTSPKDVIGYRDINGNFHKGALYDLLENASKNKDKPFFIILDEMNLSHPEHYLSDIISAMETGGIIQTDNGNLEYHGNIHILGTINNDETTQNLSPRLLSRAYTIEMRVDWKGIKEKNNFIEILEKIDEILKKIGYGFGYRDIEECKNIVKDAKDMDNFLKNKLIPKLRGSDELNEVIDGIKNVIEDYNDYNFEKTKELLESKKEELKRKGFI